The sequence TATCAGCCCACTCCAAAACAATCCCTATCTTCAATATTTCAGTTATCAACAAAGCGTTTCTTGGTTGTTCTGAATGCATAGGCAAGGCTGCAATAGGCACCCCCATTGCTATACTTTCTATACACGAATTCCAACCACAATGACTCAAGTATCCACCAGTCGATGAGTGAGCCAAGATTTGTGGTTGTGGAGCCCAATCTCTCAAGACTATTCCCCTCCCTTCCACCCGTTCTTCGAACCCTTTAGGTAGCCCGGCTTGTCTAATGTCTCCTCCATCAAAGATATTTCCTTTGTCGCCATCCCTCAGTACCCAAATGAACTTTTGTTTGCTTTGTTCTAATCCCAATGCAAGCTCTTTTATCTCTTCATCCGATAGTGTAGTTGTCGAGCCAAAAGCTACGTAGATAACGGAACTTCGTTCCTGCTTATCAAGCCATTTTAAACACATGTGTTGGGTATCTGATTTGAGTGCCGAGGAGAATGTTTTCTGAGGAAGTATAGGTCCCACGACCCAACTTTTTCTATCCCCAACCAACTCCTCCTTTGCTAATAGATCCAAAAAAGGGGCTTCCATCACTCTGCAGGTGTTGTAGATGTCTCCGGATCTAAACTTAATTGGCTCAGTCTGGAAAGACATAAAATACATTATTTCCTCTGTTATCCTGTCTTGGAAAGACGGTAAATCTTTCGGGAATTTTATCGGGAATGGTACGCCCATTTGTTCCCAGACAAGAGTGGCCCGAGAAAAAGCCGAGATACAGTGTAATGCATAGGATTCTGCATTAGAGATCAAAGCAACATCCTGAACCACATAAGCCATGACGACATCATGAATAACGACAACTCTTTTATATTTTGATGACAGATCTTTCATGTAGTCACCGACCGGTTCTCTTTGTTGCAGCGTGGCATCGAATGCTGGTTGGAGCTGTGAAGGGAATTTGTTCGAAGAGTTGGGATTCGGTGGAGGAGAGACGAACGGCGGTGTTGGGATGTCGTGAAAGTGGATATTGGCCACATCTGATGGCTCTAAGCCATTAACACGAGCTTTGGCTTGACGGATGTGGATCGCCGAACTGAGGTAGTAAACCGGTATCTGGTACCGGGATATAATACAGGAGAGTTGAAGGAACACGTTGAGGTGTCCATGACCAGGAAATGGCACCATCATTACAGCAAATTGAGTTGATGCCATGGCGGTACTGCAATCATTTTCTTGATGATCTTTGGTGCTACTTATTGAAGATTGCATCTTTTTGTCACTTGATTGAAATTGCGGCTTTCTTTGAGTCGATGGTGATCACTCCCCTGCTCAAAGTGCAACCTGAAATACGAGTTCCATTATTGACAGGATTAAAATGCTAACTCTACAATTGAAAGGGGTATTTCTTATAAACATACTGCATTCTTTGCCTTTAAAAAGTGAGGGACACAAACCAGTCGATTGAATCAAATACCAGTAAAAAAGCTTCAAACAATAGCTGCCCAAATCAATTCGACCATGTTTGAGTTCATCTTGGTTTGAGCTCAAGCTCGACTAAACGAGTATTTGAACTCGGCTTGACACAATCACATCGAAAATGGATCCGTTATGAATTAAAAACCCTTATCTTATATTTCAAACGTTGCTTCGCAACATCATTAGGAGTTCataaaaatgaatataaattaatgaATAAGCATATCAATTGCCATAACTAATCCAAAATATATGATACATGAGAATTAAGCCGAAGACTCCATGGTCTTCTGGGAAAGCTACTCATccccaaaatttaaaaacaaagaaGACGATGGATAAATATTGAGTTTACCAAAGTGATGTTTCAGTTCCGTTAAGAAGATCGGTGGAAAAACTTCAACCCACAAAGATAAGCTACCAGCTTGCCGACGAACTCGAGCTACGCGAAGATTCATACAAGGAAGTCAATGTAAATTGATTTTTCAaagattcttttctttttttaatgggaattctacaaataatttttttataaatgtagaaactttttttacaaaaatttcaataggAACAAAGCTACCTGTtcagatttcaaaattttaataatcgatgccttttagatttttaatttaatttctaacTCGACACAtcatcttaaatttaaaaaattgatatcATATGAATTTAAGAACAATGAGTCATGACTTTAGCCAAAAGTTTGCCTTATCTTTGTCATAAACCCGCATTTTATAACATACCGTTCTCAATTAGCTCCACCCCATGACATTTCGTCTCTCTGGATTTCACCTTTAACTTGACATTTTGTCTACGTTTAGGATTT comes from Primulina huaijiensis isolate GDHJ02 chromosome 17, ASM1229523v2, whole genome shotgun sequence and encodes:
- the LOC140962346 gene encoding zeatin O-xylosyltransferase-like; amino-acid sequence: MQSSISSTKDHQENDCSTAMASTQFAVMMVPFPGHGHLNVFLQLSCIISRYQIPVYYLSSAIHIRQAKARVNGLEPSDVANIHFHDIPTPPFVSPPPNPNSSNKFPSQLQPAFDATLQQREPVGDYMKDLSSKYKRVVVIHDVVMAYVVQDVALISNAESYALHCISAFSRATLVWEQMGVPFPIKFPKDLPSFQDRITEEIMYFMSFQTEPIKFRSGDIYNTCRVMEAPFLDLLAKEELVGDRKSWVVGPILPQKTFSSALKSDTQHMCLKWLDKQERSSVIYVAFGSTTTLSDEEIKELALGLEQSKQKFIWVLRDGDKGNIFDGGDIRQAGLPKGFEERVEGRGIVLRDWAPQPQILAHSSTGGYLSHCGWNSCIESIAMGVPIAALPMHSEQPRNALLITEILKIGIVLEWADREQPVKATTIGNVIQRLMASEEGNEMRRRVQELAAAVEQATAEGGVSRLELDSFIAHITRQGDMMPS